Proteins encoded together in one Pelosinus sp. IPA-1 window:
- a CDS encoding sugar diacid recognition domain-containing protein has translation MENEHRRLDAKFAQSLVDTVAVELNKNVNILDEHGVIIASFSRERIGQIHEAGAKMLQNGVVKEFYVSEEDEIDMPGTRNGFNVPIMFEEQCIGLIGVTGDQKTAEPYARLAARFVEANLQSNARQERLVGALTEKEELQSIFLNKIITIQEDERKRISRELHDETSQSLTSIIVGLRVLAEQVQSREEQEKILEMRDLAVTTLEAVHHMAVELRPVLLDDLGLVAAAKKYIENYTKQYGISMYVDFNNLSRERFSPEVEITLYRILQEALTNIVKHGKAKQVWVSLNKKQDKLILLVDDDGVGFDTEIVRNSHSHTCLGIYGMRERVALVEGKFIIKSALGQGTKIFVEIPLTGKNCDKSIV, from the coding sequence GTGGAAAATGAGCATAGACGATTAGATGCGAAATTTGCGCAGTCTTTAGTAGATACTGTAGCTGTTGAATTAAATAAGAATGTAAATATACTTGATGAACATGGAGTAATTATTGCGTCTTTTAGTAGAGAACGCATTGGACAAATTCATGAAGCCGGGGCAAAGATGCTGCAGAATGGAGTTGTGAAGGAGTTTTATGTTAGTGAAGAAGATGAAATAGATATGCCTGGTACCCGCAATGGCTTTAATGTTCCTATTATGTTTGAGGAGCAATGTATTGGCTTAATTGGCGTAACTGGTGATCAGAAAACTGCTGAGCCTTATGCTAGGTTAGCTGCACGTTTCGTAGAAGCCAATCTTCAATCAAATGCTAGGCAGGAAAGGTTAGTAGGGGCATTAACAGAAAAAGAAGAACTTCAGTCCATATTTTTAAATAAAATAATTACAATACAAGAAGATGAGCGTAAAAGGATATCACGGGAGCTCCATGATGAAACAAGCCAGTCCTTAACGTCCATCATTGTTGGTCTACGTGTCCTCGCAGAGCAAGTGCAAAGTAGAGAGGAGCAAGAAAAGATACTAGAAATGCGTGACCTTGCGGTTACGACCTTAGAAGCGGTGCATCATATGGCAGTTGAATTACGCCCTGTATTATTAGATGACTTAGGGTTAGTGGCTGCGGCTAAAAAATATATAGAAAACTATACTAAGCAATATGGAATATCTATGTATGTTGATTTTAATAACTTATCAAGAGAACGATTTTCTCCTGAAGTAGAAATCACATTATATCGTATTTTACAGGAAGCATTAACGAATATAGTCAAACATGGAAAAGCAAAACAGGTTTGGGTATCCTTAAATAAGAAACAGGATAAACTTATTTTGTTGGTTGATGATGACGGTGTAGGTTTTGATACAGAAATCGTTAGAAATTCCCATAGTCATACTTGTTTGGGGATTTATGGAATGAGAGAACGTGTTGCTTTGGTGGAAGGAAAATTTATTATTAAATCAGCCTTAGGTCAAGGCACAAAAATTTTTGTGGAAATCCCATTAACGGGCAAAAATTGTGATAAAAGTATTGTTTAA
- the cooS gene encoding anaerobic carbon-monoxide dehydrogenase catalytic subunit, translated as MQLSDQGNETLIKSTDQTSRGDVESVSGKGDASGTNDPNRHFDVHQNAKKYYDIEKSPSMEEVHKWQRKHIQGTDQGKEGFPLNVIVDPAMREMYQHVHAQGLTNVFDRFDQQEKIRCTFCVQGLSCQLCANGPCRINAKVPRGACGVDADVMVSRNFVYRHVTIGTSANIFHAQQVARTLKAAAENPDSGLKIRDKDKLLKYAEMAGLDSHEDVKKVAVNFANWVLEDISRPYWEESAMTKVFAPPKRQELWRKLKLFPGGGFSEVAFAQTKCMTNLNADPVDFLLTSVRLGIANEYQGLFALDILQEILMGTQKIRTAKQNMGLLNKEKVNIITNGHMPLAAHIVIELASSPEWQEKAKKAGATGLQVLGHVCEGQQLLNYEDTGKMSAYAGQEGEWLSEEYLLATGAVDLFMFDYNCTIPTLPLYAKRFGTTMVSTHEVIRMPDTEVVEFKPEEMRKQAEKILDMAIAAYAKRKAENREVYIPPHVSDCMIGFSTESVKAALGGSWKPLIDAIVEGKIRGIATIVGCTTARYGQGGSNIFKITKGLIEKDILVLSGGCTSSVMQYTGLADPKAADEAGAGLKAVCKSLGIPPVLSYGACVDIGKMTQTAMEIADTLDVDTNMLPIVIGAPEYLEQKAVADACTAIALGWLVHVAPVPSVTGSDLVVKTLTETTETLGLGKLTVETSAEKTIQIYVDHIEKKRKELGI; from the coding sequence ATGCAGTTGTCAGATCAAGGAAATGAGACATTAATTAAAAGTACAGATCAAACCAGTCGAGGTGACGTGGAATCTGTTTCAGGAAAAGGTGATGCCAGTGGTACAAATGATCCAAATCGACATTTTGACGTGCATCAAAACGCAAAAAAATACTATGATATTGAGAAATCTCCTTCTATGGAAGAGGTACATAAATGGCAGCGTAAACATATTCAGGGTACGGATCAAGGGAAAGAGGGATTTCCTCTTAATGTTATTGTAGATCCAGCTATGCGTGAAATGTACCAACATGTTCATGCGCAAGGGCTTACAAATGTATTTGATCGATTTGATCAACAGGAAAAGATTCGTTGTACTTTTTGTGTACAAGGATTGTCATGTCAGTTATGCGCCAATGGTCCTTGTCGTATAAATGCCAAAGTACCACGGGGAGCTTGTGGCGTGGATGCGGATGTAATGGTATCAAGAAATTTTGTATATCGTCATGTGACGATTGGAACTTCCGCTAATATTTTTCATGCCCAGCAGGTGGCCCGTACTTTAAAGGCAGCAGCAGAAAATCCAGATAGTGGTTTAAAAATTCGTGATAAAGATAAATTACTCAAATATGCTGAAATGGCCGGATTAGATAGTCATGAAGATGTAAAAAAAGTGGCTGTAAATTTCGCAAACTGGGTTCTGGAAGATATTAGCCGGCCTTATTGGGAAGAGTCAGCAATGACTAAAGTATTTGCTCCTCCTAAACGTCAAGAGCTGTGGCGTAAATTAAAGTTATTCCCTGGTGGCGGCTTTAGTGAGGTTGCGTTTGCACAAACAAAATGTATGACAAACTTAAATGCTGATCCGGTCGATTTTCTATTAACCTCGGTACGCTTAGGGATTGCCAATGAATACCAAGGTTTATTTGCATTAGATATATTACAAGAAATATTAATGGGTACACAAAAGATAAGAACAGCAAAACAAAATATGGGTTTGTTAAATAAGGAAAAGGTTAATATTATTACAAATGGTCATATGCCACTTGCAGCTCATATTGTTATTGAACTTGCCTCTTCTCCTGAGTGGCAAGAAAAGGCAAAAAAGGCTGGCGCAACAGGTCTTCAGGTATTAGGACATGTTTGTGAAGGGCAACAATTATTAAATTATGAAGATACTGGAAAAATGTCTGCTTATGCTGGCCAAGAAGGAGAATGGTTGTCAGAGGAATATTTACTAGCCACAGGTGCTGTAGATTTATTCATGTTTGATTATAACTGTACCATTCCGACCTTGCCCCTTTATGCGAAACGCTTTGGTACTACCATGGTAAGCACTCACGAAGTCATCCGTATGCCTGATACAGAAGTCGTAGAATTTAAACCTGAAGAAATGCGCAAACAAGCAGAAAAAATTCTGGATATGGCCATTGCAGCTTATGCAAAACGTAAGGCAGAGAATAGAGAAGTCTACATTCCACCACATGTGTCAGATTGCATGATTGGCTTTAGTACAGAATCAGTTAAAGCAGCGTTAGGCGGCTCTTGGAAACCTCTTATTGATGCAATTGTAGAAGGGAAGATTCGTGGTATTGCAACGATAGTTGGTTGTACTACGGCTCGTTATGGTCAAGGTGGTAGTAATATCTTTAAGATTACAAAAGGATTGATTGAGAAAGATATTCTTGTGTTATCAGGAGGGTGTACTTCTTCGGTTATGCAATATACTGGACTGGCTGACCCAAAAGCAGCAGATGAGGCTGGAGCCGGTTTAAAAGCGGTTTGTAAATCACTGGGAATTCCTCCGGTTCTTTCTTATGGTGCATGTGTGGACATTGGAAAGATGACGCAGACGGCTATGGAGATTGCGGATACTTTAGATGTAGATACAAACATGTTGCCAATTGTTATCGGTGCCCCAGAATATTTGGAGCAAAAGGCTGTTGCTGATGCTTGTACTGCAATTGCCCTTGGATGGTTAGTACATGTCGCCCCCGTTCCTTCTGTAACAGGTAGTGATTTAGTTGTAAAAACACTAACAGAAACTA
- a CDS encoding ribonuclease J gives MEKQNKLAIIPLGGLGEIGKNMTVIRYEDDIIILDSGLAFPEDDMLGIDLVIPDISYLLENQDKIRAVVITHGHEDHIGSLSYLLKQIDVPVYGTRLALGLAECRLKENGVANYKLVPVNPGDQISFGTIQVGFIRVCHSIPDAVGMYFKTPVGTIVHTGDFKIDYTPVDGKAMDIHKFAELGDEGVLVLMSDSTNAERPGFTKSERQVGIALDEAFYNAKGRILLATFASNVLRVQQAITSACKYGRKVAIIGRSMINVVNIATELGYLTVPEGVIIDIDEIKNYPGNQILILSTGSQGEPMSALTRMAMNDHRKIEISPSDTVIISATPIPGNEKSVSKTIDALLRLGAEVIHERSAGIHVSGHASQEELKLMLTLVRPQYFIPVHGEYRMLISHGKIAQELGVAKENIFIGSNGQVFEFSKEAGVVSGKVSGKVTSGKVFVDGLGVGDVGNIVMRDRSKLSQDGVLIVVITIDKASGSVVAGPDLVSRGFVYVRESGHLMVEAKQKVKQVLANCEANKVTEWAAIKGNVRDALSKFVYEKTRRSPMILPIIMEV, from the coding sequence TTGGAAAAACAAAATAAATTAGCCATTATTCCACTTGGTGGGTTAGGCGAAATCGGCAAGAATATGACCGTAATTCGTTACGAAGATGATATTATCATTCTTGATTCTGGTTTAGCATTTCCAGAAGATGATATGTTAGGGATTGACTTAGTTATACCTGATATCTCCTATCTTCTTGAAAATCAGGATAAGATAAGGGCGGTTGTTATTACTCATGGCCACGAAGACCATATTGGTTCTTTATCTTATCTATTAAAGCAAATTGACGTACCCGTCTATGGTACGCGCCTTGCATTAGGGTTAGCCGAGTGCCGATTAAAAGAAAATGGCGTGGCAAACTACAAGCTGGTTCCAGTGAACCCAGGCGATCAAATATCATTTGGTACAATTCAAGTAGGGTTCATTCGCGTATGTCATTCCATCCCTGATGCCGTAGGAATGTATTTCAAGACTCCGGTTGGGACAATTGTCCATACGGGTGATTTTAAAATTGATTATACACCAGTTGATGGTAAAGCAATGGATATTCATAAATTCGCCGAATTAGGTGACGAAGGTGTACTCGTCTTGATGTCTGACAGCACGAATGCGGAACGACCGGGTTTTACGAAATCAGAAAGACAGGTCGGCATTGCTTTGGATGAAGCATTTTACAATGCGAAGGGGCGAATTCTTTTAGCTACCTTTGCATCCAACGTATTACGTGTACAGCAGGCGATTACCTCTGCTTGTAAATATGGCCGCAAGGTGGCAATTATCGGACGCAGTATGATTAACGTTGTAAATATTGCTACAGAACTTGGGTATTTAACGGTTCCCGAAGGTGTCATAATTGACATTGATGAGATTAAAAACTATCCAGGAAACCAAATATTGATTTTATCGACTGGTAGCCAAGGGGAACCTATGTCTGCCTTAACGAGAATGGCAATGAACGATCACCGAAAAATTGAGATTAGTCCTAGTGATACTGTTATTATTTCTGCGACACCGATTCCAGGTAATGAGAAATCCGTATCAAAGACGATTGATGCCTTATTACGATTAGGAGCAGAAGTGATACATGAACGTTCTGCTGGTATTCACGTTTCAGGGCATGCCAGCCAGGAAGAATTAAAATTAATGTTAACCTTGGTTCGTCCTCAATACTTTATTCCCGTACATGGCGAGTATCGGATGTTAATAAGCCATGGAAAGATAGCTCAAGAATTGGGCGTTGCAAAGGAAAATATTTTTATAGGTAGTAACGGACAGGTCTTTGAGTTTTCCAAAGAAGCTGGTGTTGTTAGTGGGAAGGTATCAGGGAAAGTCACGTCAGGTAAGGTTTTTGTTGATGGTTTAGGAGTAGGTGACGTAGGAAATATTGTTATGCGTGATCGCAGCAAATTGTCTCAAGATGGAGTTCTCATTGTAGTTATCACTATAGATAAGGCCAGTGGCTCAGTTGTAGCGGGTCCCGATTTAGTTTCCCGTGGTTTTGTCTATGTTAGAGAATCTGGACACTTAATGGTTGAAGCGAAACAAAAAGTAAAGCAGGTCCTTGCTAATTGTGAGGCAAATAAAGTAACTGAATGGGCTGCAATCAAAGGTAATGTTCGAGATGCCTTAAGTAAATTTGTTTATGAGAAGACTCGCCGTAGTCCAATGATTTTACCTATTATTATGGAGGTTTAG